The following DNA comes from Triticum aestivum cultivar Chinese Spring chromosome 3D, IWGSC CS RefSeq v2.1, whole genome shotgun sequence.
TTCGTTCCAGAGTCTTCTTTCTGGACCTgatatagttgatgctgattctcTTTCAAGACTAAACCACCATTCAGATACACATTCCTCTGAAGCAGACACCAATTTTTTGGCAGCACCCAACCCATCACATACATCAAATCCGTCGAGTATGATGGTGGCTGCTTATGGCCAGGATCCATCGTTGTCAGTACCACAATCTCTTATTTCAAATGGTTTGTCGGACGCGGCTGATGAAAAGTCAGGAGAAATGCAAGTTTCTGGGTCAGAGATGATCACATGCATGCATGATTCTTTTGGTGATTCTGAGCAGTTTGCTACCCCTGGCAGTACTGATGGTAGACATGGTGCTTCAGCAATTATAGAAAGAATACCGGAATACGGGGACAAACAGTTAACTGATGCTGAAGAACCTGCTGCCAGCATGGCCAAAGAACCACCATTGGCACAGGGTGAGGCTGCATCAGATGAAAAGCAAGATAAGGGAGCGCTATTCTATGAACCTCCTCGCTTCCCAAGCATGGATGTTCCATTTGTCAGCTGTGATCTTGTAACTTCTGGCGATTTGCAAGAGTACAGTCCCCTTGGCATTCGGCAGTTGATGCGCTCAACCATGAGCGTAACCACTCCATTGAGATTGTGGGGCTCCCCTACCCATGATGAAAGCCCTGATGTTGTGCTGAAGAGTGCCGCCAAAAGCTTCATAAGCACACCATCAATATTAAAGAAACGACAGAGAGATCTGTCATCTCCGACTCCAGAAAAAAGAATGGAGAGGAAGTCTAGGACTGAACAGGACAGTGGTGTGTTGGGCACATCCTCTGTCAGTGCTCaaacaagttgcatgcatgccattAAAGACAAAGCAATTGTTACCGAATCAGTTTTTTGCACTAATCGATCTTCATCTTTTAAACCTCTGGAGAAGAAACTTGAGTTCTGTGATGAAAACAAGGAAAATTTGGGTGAAAGCGAGCAGGCAAAAGATGGACGAAATGCACAGAACAACCATACTGTGGATGAGCATGCAAGAGGGGAACAGTGTTCCACTGCAAATATGGTCAATACTAATGATGAGGTAAGTACTTTTAAATCAGTTCTTCAATTGCACTTACCCAGTTGATGGTACCATATCTTAGTAGAACGGAAGGTAACGCTTATATAGTTATTGCGGCGTAGCATAGCAGTTGCTACAGTTACTCCAGTAAATTTAGCTTAACATGTCTTCAAGAAatgtgattcaaagtagcaagctCTCTAATGATGTCATCATGTATGTGATATGTGGGGTTGAACTGAAAGGCGGGGGCAAAGTGGCATATAAGTTTTTCCCTTGACCTGCTGATCTTGTTCTTACTTATATTTTTGTTCCATGCAGCCACTTGCAACTGTTCTTGTTGAGCACAAGGGCAATGACATTTCTGATCATGGCGCAAATGCCATGTATCAGAAAATGAACACAAATCTTGAAGCTCTATCGGCCTGTAAGGAAGCATTTGCTAAATCAAAGTCTGGAGAACTCATTGCCGAGAAATCTTCACCATGCATTCAAATGGATTATGAATATGTGAACATGTAAGATTGCACACTAGTCTGTTTCCAAGATGATCTTTTGGGTCCTCCAATCAGTTTCTTTACTTTGGTCAGCACATAGTACGTGTGAGTTTAGATGTGGCAGGTCTTACTACAACTGTTTGTTGGTGGAATTGGTCATTTCATCCTCATCTAGTTACTAGCAAGCATTAATGTGATGCAACCCTCTCCATAACAGTGCATATTTGTGAAATCCACTAAATATAAATTTGAAACTCGTACCTGGCAAGTTGCCATCATTCCATCTTAAAATCTCTTCATTGCTAGAAAACTAAATTTGCCTGAAGATTTGGATTTACCCAGATACCTATTCTACTATTAGATTTATGAATTTAATGATTAATACTCCACAGGGAGTACTTATCTGTGAGAGTAGAAGATTCTTTAAGTGCTCCCTTTTCTACTCCGAAGCTGAATGTCATTTGCCTGAGATTTTGGTTTATCTAGACTAAAATGATAACAAGTCATTTATCTACTGACTCCCTTACTGGTATTAGCATCTGCAATTTGAATTCAACTGTCGAAGAACACATGGATCTTTCTAACGAAGAACACAATTACCGTTGCAAATTGCCAGTTGGTTTGCTCTTTTTTGCTATTCTGAATTGCTACTCTTTTCAGATTGGCTGATACGCCTGGTGTCAAAAGAGGACTGGAATCTCCATCGGCTTGGAAGTCCCCTTGGTTCATAGATATGCAATATAAGGTACACTTAGCATTGAAATATTTATTGTCTTACAGCTAGCCTGCGTCAAATCCGCAACAGGCTTTTTTTGATGGGCCATATTTGTAGTTTTGGACGAGCTGGGGCATGAGAAGTACTTGTCATCTGTTACCCATTGTTTCTTTCTTTTGGTTAATACCTTCACTTGTGCAGGGGTCATACTTCATCAGCCCAGCGGATACAACTTATGATGCATTAGGATTGATGAAGCGGATAAATGTGCAGAGTGCTTCTGCTTTGGCGGATGCCCGCGAGGTCCTGGCAAGTGGCAGCCAATGTGGCAACAAAAATTTTGATGAGGAAAACAAGGAAAACATAGATGCCGAAAATGAAACAGGAACTGGCAAGCCGCAAAATAAAATCATGGTGCGTAGTTCTCATCTGCTTCATTCAGTACCTGGGATAGTAGAGTTGGAATTTCTTAGGAGACCATTTAGTTGTTTTTTCCCTAGGTATATAGCAATTACAAATCTTATGTGGGAAAACTATGGTAATTTGATTCCTGTAGTTGGTCAGATGTGATGGTTTCGACCAATTTTGATTTTTGAACAAACTAGATCGAGCATTGACTACAGATACTACTCTATATGATACTTAAGACTGCAATATCATCAGTATTTCTAATTCCAGTTAACACTGCAGGCTGAAGCAAGAGTCCTTGACTTCAACGAGTGCGCCACACCGGTAAGAACGGCAGACAACAGTGTGGGTGGCAGCCTGACAAAATCGGTCAGCTCACCCATTCCTTCCTCTCACCTCCTGAAAAATTTCAGATAGCTAGACCTCCGAGAAATACACCAGAGATATTCTTTGATTGTGCGTTACCAGCATTGTACATGCCTTGTCGTAAATCCCAACACCCAGTTGTTCTCCTATTCGTTGCTCCTGTTACCTTGTACTTCGTGACCGGACCGCTGTCCGGCACACATTCCAGCCCGGAAAGAATCCTTGGACTGTTGAAAGTTGTATCATCAGTTAATTTATGTTGTTAATATTTCATATCCCAGACCCAGACTTTCACTGTCTTGGTGAGTCTGATCAATGGGACAGTTTTGAGCTCCTCTAGTTGTATACTAGTAACTCTTTTATGTTTCATGAGATTGAATTCATTTTGCCATCAAGTTTGGATGCCATAATTATGTACAGTCTTGTCGATTATCAACTCTTTTTTTTACATGACAAGAGCTTTATGTACAGTCTTGTCTTCCTAGGGGTATTCTATCTACCAATAGTTTCCACATCGGATTCAAACAAAGTTGCTCTGGATATTTGCCATGTCCCACTGCCCTGAGTGCTCATCTATCAGTTCATGCACTTTGGCAACCGATGCATTTGGTAGCTTGACCAAGGGCCTCCTGCTAGTATAAAATCTGGAATCCATGGGTCTGTTCACGCACCAACACTACTGCCGTCTCCCACCCTCTACCAATCCAAACTGTAGGGCATCCCTGCTGTGAACAATCACTCGCCAAGTATGAGAGGCATTGCGCCTATTTTTCCTTATGTCATAAAATCTCCATCATGGTAATATTTACCTTTTATAAGACCCTCGCACTGAGGGAGTCGGGGTTTGTAAGCGATGCCACCCCTGCTTGGACAAAATAGCTTGGTTGaacaattccccccccccccccccccccccccaatcgcaTTTCGGTACGGCAATATCTCCCCATTTTTGCCAATGCATCTTCTATTTTCATCTCCTGCCGCTACAAAGCTTGTTAATTTTGTTTTT
Coding sequences within:
- the LOC123077867 gene encoding transcription factor MYB3R-1 isoform X2, which gives rise to MTSDKGKASKKAGEASGQPSTTHEGKVSNEPQRQRSLNGRTTGPTRRSTKGNWTPEEDDILSRAVQTYNGKNWKKIAECFPDRTDVQCLHRWQKVLNPELIKGPWSKEEDDIIVEMVKKYGPKKWSTIAQALPGRIGKQCRERWHNHLNPGINKDAWTQEEEITLIHAHRMYGNKWAELTKFLPGRTDNSIKNHWNSSVKKKIDSYMSSGLLAQVSRLPLIEHHAHFNSSPAITQQNSEDSDSNAAREVEDSSGCSQSSLAMVSCSQVQDTNLALSCDLHVNADTSKTEARDSQSSMCQEDYTSTEGVASALSEVHCHASSSRFGPDKLLQQDISQRMNLQMDIDETPGNSMFENNQTICSTSNNERPMLQYEIAPDMPISVLTNVSGAEQKLHFMSEADFSSPNCLKSELWQEISFQSLLSGPDIVDADSLSRLNHHSDTHSSEADTNFLAAPNPSHTSNPSSMMVAAYGQDPSLSVPQSLISNGLSDAADEKSGEMQVSGSEMITCMHDSFGDSEQFATPGSTDGRHGASAIIERIPEYGDKQLTDAEEPAASMAKEPPLAQGEAASDEKQDKGALFYEPPRFPSMDVPFVSCDLVTSGDLQEYSPLGIRQLMRSTMSVTTPLRLWGSPTHDESPDVVLKSAAKSFISTPSILKKRQRDLSSPTPEKRMERKSRTEQDSGVLGTSSVSAQTSCMHAIKDKAIVTESVFCTNRSSSFKPLEKKLEFCDENKENLGESEQAKDGRNAQNNHTVDEHARGEQCSTANMVNTNDEPLATVLVEHKGNDISDHGANAMYQKMNTNLEALSACKEAFAKSKSGELIAEKSSPCIQMDYEYVNILADTPGVKRGLESPSAWKSPWFIDMQYKGSYFISPADTTYDALGLMKRINVQSASALADAREVLASGSQCGNKNFDEENKENIDAENETGTGKPQNKIMAEARVLDFNECATPPVVLLFVAPVTLYFVTGPLSGTHSSPERILGLLKVVSSVNLCC
- the LOC123077867 gene encoding transcription factor MYB3R-1 isoform X1 — protein: MTSDKGKASKKAGEASGQPSTTHEGKVSNEPQRQRSLNGRTTGPTRRSTKGNWTPEEDDILSRAVQTYNGKNWKKIAECFPDRTDVQCLHRWQKVLNPELIKGPWSKEEDDIIVEMVKKYGPKKWSTIAQALPGRIGKQCRERWHNHLNPGINKDAWTQEEEITLIHAHRMYGNKWAELTKFLPGRTDNSIKNHWNSSVKKKIDSYMSSGLLAQVSRLPLIEHHAHFNSSPAITQQNSEDSDSNAAREVEDSSGCSQSSLAMVSCSQVQDTNLALSCDLHVNADTSKTEARDSQSSMCQEDYTSTEGVASALSEVHCHASSSRFGPDKLLQQDISQRMNLQMDIDETPGNSMFENNQTICSTSNNERPMLQYEIAPDMPISVLTNVSGAEQKLHFMSEADFSSPNCLKSELWQEISFQSLLSGPDIVDADSLSRLNHHSDTHSSEADTNFLAAPNPSHTSNPSSMMVAAYGQDPSLSVPQSLISNGLSDAADEKSGEMQVSGSEMITCMHDSFGDSEQFATPGSTDGRHGASAIIERIPEYGDKQLTDAEEPAASMAKEPPLAQGEAASDEKQDKGALFYEPPRFPSMDVPFVSCDLVTSGDLQEYSPLGIRQLMRSTMSVTTPLRLWGSPTHDESPDVVLKSAAKSFISTPSILKKRQRDLSSPTPEKRMERKSRTEQDSGVLGTSSVSAQTSCMHAIKDKAIVTESVFCTNRSSSFKPLEKKLEFCDENKENLGESEQAKDGRNAQNNHTVDEHARGEQCSTANMVNTNDEPLATVLVEHKGNDISDHGANAMYQKMNTNLEALSACKEAFAKSKSGELIAEKSSPCIQMDYEYVNILADTPGVKRGLESPSAWKSPWFIDMQYKGSYFISPADTTYDALGLMKRINVQSASALADAREVLASGSQCGNKNFDEENKENIDAENETGTGKPQNKIMAEARVLDFNECATPVRTADNSVGGSLTKSVSSPIPSSHLLKNFR